In Syngnathus scovelli strain Florida chromosome 12, RoL_Ssco_1.2, whole genome shotgun sequence, the genomic window GCTGCaagttattttatatatatttcttaAACAAAGGAATTCAAAACATCGGGATCCTCCAATACCGACACCAGCAAAGTCGTAGGCAGCCTTGAAACCAAATACAAGAGGGCAGAGTATGGCTTGACCTTCACGGAGAAGTGGAACACCGACAACACCCTGGGAACAGAAATCACTATTGAAGATCAGGTAAGGGCAACGAATCAAGTGAAATCAAAAACACAATTTATAATGACAGCAAAGCACAATGAATATCAATGTAtccaataaattattttgtcacAGATCGCCAAGGGACTGAAGCTGACTTTTGACACCACCTTCTCGCCAAACACTGGGTATGATTATTTGACTTGAGACGTTCATTGAAAGCGTCAAGCTGTATTTGCCTGCTGCCTCACTATATAATCTACTTGTCAGCTCTGTCATGACTTGATGTCACTTAGCTGACCCCCTGCGGTCCAAATGTGTCTGCCACGGTTAACGATACTTGTATGTATTTGTGAATGTCATTGCTTATCCCTCGACAGCAAGAAGAGCGGCAAAGTCAAGACCGCCTACAAGCGCGAGTACGTGAACTTGGGCTGCGACGTGGACTTCGACTTTGCCGGCCCCACCATCCACGGGGCGGCGGTCGTCGGCTACGAGGGCTGGCTCGCCGGCTACCAGATGACCTTCGACACCGCCAAGTCCAAGATGACTCAAAACAACTTTGCCATCGGCTACAAGACGGGAGACTTCCAGTTGCACACAAATGTGTAAGTAACTCGTGCCGTTACGATAACGTTCTTAATTCCATTTCAATTGACAAGTCTAATCCATTCATGTGTTTGTTTAAAGCAACGACGGAGCAGAGTTTGGAGGCTCCATCTACCAGAAGGTGAGCGACAAGCTCGAGACTGCCGTCAACCTGGCCTGGACCGCAGGCAGCAATAGCACGCGCTTTGGCATCGCCGCCAAATACCAACTGGACAAGGATGCCTTCGTCAGTGTAAGTACACCAGCGAGAGGGTGCTGAAACAAAACCAAAGTTGTACAAATACTTAAATATGTccctttctgttttttttgcaggctaAAGTAAACAACAACAGCCTTGTTGGCGTTGGTTACACCCAGACCCTTAGACCTGGTGAGCTGCCTCCATTCGCCGCTATAACTTTGAGCAAAACGTTTATAAACCTCCCATAGACTCGGTGGGAAGAAATTTTTAGTTAGCATATTCTAAAATGAAAGGTGGGGAAGAAATCAacagggattttttttgttactgCAACCGAGCTGTAACAAGCAGATTGACATCTGTGTATACAATACGACCGTGTACTCAGTAGCACTAATACTGTTTGCCATTTCTGCCCAGGTGTGAAGCTCACcctggccggcctggtggaCGGCAAGAACTTCAACGCCGGAGGCCACAAGCTGGGTTTGGGCTTGGAACTCGAGGCTTAAGCTTCTCCTCCTACACTCAGGAACTCCGGAATATCAGAAGGAATTTGGCCTTACACATTACCTAACCAGCAAAAGTAGGGACATCTTGGGAGggagagcaagagagaaagagagagagagatcggGTTCACAAAGGCTGCAACGACAAACTCTTGAGTGAGCGCCGCCGTCATGCCGGTGCTTTTCTGTTGCTTTCTACTTTTGAGAGTCTGGTGgcatattatttatataatcgGAATGTCATGGTTCTTGTCCAGCACTGCCATCAATCCAATACAGTCCCAGTTGTGCATCACTGTGCCTGTGTGACTTTGTCATCTTAGCAGACACTCCACTCCGTCTTTGTGTGGTGAGTGCTGTCCTCCCCGCTGTGATTTCTGTTTCAAACACCACCGTCTGATATTCCTCAGTTTTCAAGTACACTAGGCTTTTTCCCGTTACTATTTAAATACAGTTGCAAGCCTCCTTCACGCGCACACAACGGCGTCACGTCGGTCATCACAAACCAGTCCACTCGGCCgaccaccacaaaaaaaaaacactttgggaGGCTCGAGACTGCTAGAAAGCGATGCCAAACTTAGCAAATGAAATGTTCTAGAGGAGTTAACTGTAAGTCTCCTCTCACATACAGGGAGAACTTGGAGCTCCTTTTGTCTGTTACCTTTTCAATAAAGTCTCCAACCTACTACTGTCTCATggggtgttgctgctgcaaaacaCAACTGATTTCCATTTGTTATCTGTGAGGACAGTTTTACTGTTTATTTCATTTACACAAGGATTGCATGAGTTATGTATCAATTAACATTGCCTACATATTTCACAAAAAATGCTATTTATGAAGATGTAAAGACATTGAAAGCTATTTAGCGTTTAATGGCAATGCTCAGCCCGTCCCCTATAGTGAGCATGCTCAGATCGATCCTCTGGTCTTTGTGGAGTTTCTTGTTGAGAGCATCCAAAGTCCTGGAAGTGACGTCATCGGGGGCAGGATCCACAACCTTTCCGCTCCACAGcaccttcacacacacatacattgaaCAACTGCTTCACGTCCAGTACATCGCGTACAAACTGCAGACCTACATTGTCGATGGCAATGATGCCCCCTTTCCGAATGAGCTCCAGGGACTTTTCATAGTATCCGTCGTAGCCGGTTTTGTCAGCGTCGATGAACACAAAGTCAAAGGTTCCTGTTTCACCAGCTGCTATCAGTTCATCTgcaggaaaaacatacaaatgtCAACAATTCAAGTGAAAGTCAACTTTGATCACACATCTCTTACCAAGTGTTTGCATTGCCCTCTGTAGTCTGATGTCAATTTTATTCTCCACTCCGGCCTGCAGCAAGAAAATATTGACTACCATAAAGTACTGTTCAGAAATGCATTATTTCAGTAGTGATGATCAAACTGGCGGCCTTTCACTTTAATCATCGCCCAGAAGTCTCCGCTTCAAATGATTCTGAAACTTGGTAGATGATGTTACCTCTTTAAAAAAGGGCTTGGCTATCTCCACATAGGTGTTGTTTATTTCACATGCTACAACATGTCCATTCTCTGGCATGGCCAAAGCCATACTGAGTGCGTTGTACCCTGTGTACATTCCTGATTGAGTAGAAAAAAAGATCATAAAATACAACCATTAAGAGGGATTCTGTAGTCAAATTCCTTGAGGATTGCTGCGCTGGGTGTAATCTCACCAATTTCAATAGCTTTGGTCGCGTTGATCAATTTCATGAGATTGGCCATCAACTGGGCTTGTTCGATGGAAACCATCATGACGTACCattggtcatccagagttctctGATATCAAAGTACAAATCATAGAcctcaaaagttacaaatgtcaAGAAATTAATTGAAAGGCTAATATGACAACAATGTAAAAATTGAAACATACTGCTACCTAGTGGCTAATAGGTTAACTGCTTAAAACCACGAAGGGGATATTTTAGGTGTGtcctttaattctattgcttaccaATTTGAGTTTTGTGAGGACTGGGTGTTCCCTTAGCGAGTTGTTGACCACATACTGCAGCACCGGGTCGTCCTTTCCTCCGCTGTGACTCTTCCCAACAAACGCGGACTTTCCTAAGCCTTCAAGACGTCACTGTCACTTTGAGTCACCATCCAATTTATGcacagaataataataaaaaacatttacCTGTGAGGAGCACAGAGAGTCCGAGACAGACTAGAAAGTGCCTGCCTGCAGCCATGTTCTCTCGCCAAATAAAGCATTGATCCGTTTTTTTGTTTGACCCCAATGTTCATGTTTGTTTTGACATTCAGTTTTACTGTTTGCAGTTAATGTTAATATTTCAAGCTATATCTATCAGACATATTCAGTCTTTTATAGCGCGCCAAACTTTAAATTGCGGAACCATAAGTGATCATATTCTCATTTAtttgagaaaataaaatatacattttgATTCGGGACCTTTGAgacgtccattttatttttcttcctgaAAAAAGGTTGTAGGAGATCAGATGTTGCCCGAAGCCAGCGT contains:
- the LOC125978868 gene encoding catechol O-methyltransferase domain-containing protein 1-like isoform X1; its protein translation is MAAGRHFLVCLGLSVLLTGLGKSAFVGKSHSGGKDDPVLQYVVNNSLREHPVLTKLKLRTLDDQWYVMMVSIEQAQLMANLMKLINATKAIEIGMYTGYNALSMALAMPENGHVVACEINNTYVEIAKPFFKEAGVENKIDIRLQRAMQTLDELIAAGETGTFDFVFIDADKTGYDGYYEKSLELIRKGGIIAIDNVLWSGKVVDPAPDDVTSRTLDALNKKLHKDQRIDLSMLTIGDGLSIAIKR
- the LOC125978867 gene encoding voltage-dependent anion-selective channel protein 2 isoform X2 — its product is MAVPPSYADLGKSAKDIFNKGYGFGLVKLDVKTKSASGVEFKTSGSSNTDTSKVVGSLETKYKRAEYGLTFTEKWNTDNTLGTEITIEDQIAKGLKLTFDTTFSPNTGKKSGKVKTAYKREYVNLGCDVDFDFAGPTIHGAAVVGYEGWLAGYQMTFDTAKSKMTQNNFAIGYKTGDFQLHTNVNDGAEFGGSIYQKVSDKLETAVNLAWTAGSNSTRFGIAAKYQLDKDAFVSAKVNNNSLVGVGYTQTLRPGVKLTLAGLVDGKNFNAGGHKLGLGLELEA
- the LOC125978868 gene encoding catechol O-methyltransferase domain-containing protein 1-like isoform X2; translation: MAAGRHFLVCLGLSVLLTGKSAFVGKSHSGGKDDPVLQYVVNNSLREHPVLTKLKLRTLDDQWYVMMVSIEQAQLMANLMKLINATKAIEIGMYTGYNALSMALAMPENGHVVACEINNTYVEIAKPFFKEAGVENKIDIRLQRAMQTLDELIAAGETGTFDFVFIDADKTGYDGYYEKSLELIRKGGIIAIDNVLWSGKVVDPAPDDVTSRTLDALNKKLHKDQRIDLSMLTIGDGLSIAIKR
- the LOC125978867 gene encoding voltage-dependent anion-selective channel protein 2 isoform X1, producing the protein METKRSKPPGAKFRKKMKEEEDKRAKDVVSACHKTMAVPPSYADLGKSAKDIFNKGYGFGLVKLDVKTKSASGVEFKTSGSSNTDTSKVVGSLETKYKRAEYGLTFTEKWNTDNTLGTEITIEDQIAKGLKLTFDTTFSPNTGKKSGKVKTAYKREYVNLGCDVDFDFAGPTIHGAAVVGYEGWLAGYQMTFDTAKSKMTQNNFAIGYKTGDFQLHTNVNDGAEFGGSIYQKVSDKLETAVNLAWTAGSNSTRFGIAAKYQLDKDAFVSAKVNNNSLVGVGYTQTLRPGVKLTLAGLVDGKNFNAGGHKLGLGLELEA